From Pseudoalteromonas sp. DL-6, one genomic window encodes:
- a CDS encoding amidohydrolase family protein, which translates to MKYTLLLPFSLLLSTLSFANEKQHVDLLIHHANVVDIKNAVVIPNQTIAITDAKIIARGDDAIKLNYHATTQIDAQGGFVMPGLWDMHVHFGGGDALIEENKQLLPLYLAYGVTTVRDAAADLSPSVLSWREQITKGELIGPTIYTSGPKLEGKDSIWPGDLEVETTQEMHAAIDKLDAMNVDFVKITDSALTPELYLQAVKEVKKRGYKISGHIPFSLSVTDVSSAGLDAIEHMTYLLKAAAKNEDDISAKVKAGELSYRSALPVVMDNIDKDTAMKKYRLLAKNNTAVVPTLIGGQVTAYIDEDSHQQDEFLNYLGKGLKDTYQWRVDRANKDTPAQIKARKQRFVQTAQLLSWAQEAGVPIIAGTDAGFLNSYIYPGLSLHQELAIFSDYGLTPQQILHSATQAGPTFLDKAQQFGSLEVGKVADIIILDSNPLINVRNTQSLQGVISHNRYYDKAALENLKAQAKQFVSSQQ; encoded by the coding sequence ATGAAATACACTCTCCTACTCCCATTCTCATTGTTACTAAGTACATTGAGTTTTGCTAATGAAAAACAACATGTCGACCTACTCATTCATCATGCCAATGTGGTTGATATTAAAAATGCAGTGGTGATCCCCAATCAAACTATTGCTATTACCGATGCTAAAATTATTGCCCGTGGCGATGACGCTATTAAGTTAAATTACCATGCCACTACACAAATAGATGCTCAAGGGGGCTTTGTTATGCCAGGCCTTTGGGATATGCATGTACACTTTGGCGGTGGCGACGCATTAATTGAAGAAAACAAACAATTGCTGCCTTTATATTTAGCCTACGGCGTTACTACAGTGCGTGATGCGGCTGCCGATTTAAGCCCCTCGGTTTTAAGCTGGCGTGAGCAAATAACTAAAGGTGAGCTAATAGGTCCCACTATTTATACCTCAGGACCAAAACTAGAGGGTAAAGACTCTATTTGGCCAGGCGATCTTGAGGTTGAAACAACCCAAGAAATGCATGCAGCTATTGATAAACTAGATGCGATGAATGTCGACTTTGTTAAAATTACTGATAGCGCATTAACTCCAGAACTTTATTTACAAGCAGTAAAAGAAGTTAAAAAGCGTGGTTACAAAATATCAGGTCATATTCCGTTTTCTTTATCCGTTACTGATGTATCTAGCGCAGGTTTAGACGCAATAGAGCATATGACTTATTTACTCAAGGCGGCAGCTAAAAACGAAGATGATATTTCAGCTAAAGTAAAAGCGGGTGAACTGAGCTATCGCAGCGCCTTACCCGTTGTGATGGATAACATAGATAAAGACACCGCAATGAAAAAGTACCGTCTTTTAGCCAAAAATAACACTGCGGTTGTACCAACCTTAATTGGCGGCCAAGTTACCGCTTATATTGACGAAGATAGCCACCAGCAAGATGAGTTTTTAAATTACTTAGGTAAAGGTTTAAAAGACACCTACCAGTGGCGTGTTGATCGCGCAAATAAAGATACCCCCGCACAAATAAAAGCGCGCAAACAACGCTTTGTTCAAACCGCTCAACTACTATCTTGGGCACAAGAGGCGGGTGTGCCTATTATTGCGGGCACCGATGCAGGCTTTTTAAATTCTTATATTTACCCTGGGCTGTCGCTTCATCAGGAGCTGGCTATTTTTAGTGACTATGGCCTTACCCCTCAACAAATACTACACAGTGCGACCCAAGCAGGGCCAACTTTTTTAGATAAAGCACAACAGTTTGGTTCTTTAGAGGTTGGTAAAGTGGCCGATATTATTATTTTAGATAGCAATCCATTAATCAACGTGCGTAATACCCAATCATTACAAGGGGTGATCAGCCACAATCGCTATTACGATAAAGCCGCATTGGAAAACCTTAAAGCACAAGCCAAGCAATTCGTAAGCTCACAACAGTAA
- a CDS encoding M3 family metallopeptidase, translating into MRKTLIATTIASALLLSACSSESTQETKQQSTTQVQDINASNVLFKPSPLQYMAPEFDKFGTTEYEAAFDAGIAQHNAEIMAIANNPEPATFENTLVEMELAGELLNRASAAFYNLSGLISNDEYQRIDKKMAPVFSAHSDDIYLNGALFARVQTVYDNKDKLSAEDQRLVDFYYKQFVKAGAKLNDAEKAKMREINAELAKLSTEFSQNVLKSFKEDVILVTDKSKLAGLSEGEIAGLAAAAKKAGKDGYMITLVNTTQQPILASLENRELREQIFKASTNRAAKTNGPIIIKETNLRAQKAELLGFKDWASYVMTSRMAQTTDNVYGILDDLAPKAVEKAQAEAKAIQKVINDSGESFELKPWDWSFYAEKVRAEKYDLDPALVKPYFEMQSVIHNGLFFAMEKLYGITFKERKDLPVYHDDVMAFEVFNADGSAIGLFYMDPYAREGKRGGAWMSAYVSQSGLKGTKPVIYNAQNIPKPAEGEPTLMTFDEVSTMFHEFGHAAHGLFSDVKYPSLAGTATARDFVEFPSQAHEDWMIEPSVLANYAKHYKTGEPIPQALLDKVLESQKFNQGFGTTEYLAAALLDMEWHSFGSDKKVADVQQFESEALKAHGIDYYPVPPRYKSNYFSHTFAGGYSAGYYAYLWTEVFAADAFAHMENNGGLTRENGDKFRKEILSKGNSRDLMQSYIEFRGQKPTTDALLKRRGLVD; encoded by the coding sequence ATGCGTAAAACACTGATCGCCACTACGATTGCTAGTGCACTTTTATTATCTGCCTGTTCTTCTGAAAGCACTCAAGAAACAAAACAACAAAGCACAACACAAGTGCAAGATATCAATGCAAGCAATGTATTATTTAAACCAAGCCCATTACAATACATGGCTCCTGAGTTTGATAAGTTTGGTACCACTGAATACGAAGCCGCATTTGATGCAGGTATTGCACAACATAATGCAGAAATTATGGCAATTGCCAATAACCCAGAACCAGCTACTTTTGAAAATACGCTGGTAGAAATGGAACTTGCAGGTGAGCTATTAAACCGCGCATCAGCTGCCTTTTACAACTTATCAGGTCTTATCTCTAACGATGAGTACCAACGCATTGATAAAAAAATGGCGCCTGTGTTCTCTGCACACTCTGATGACATTTACCTAAACGGTGCATTGTTTGCTCGTGTACAAACAGTATACGACAACAAAGATAAATTAAGCGCTGAAGATCAACGCCTTGTTGATTTTTACTACAAACAGTTTGTTAAAGCCGGTGCTAAATTAAACGATGCTGAAAAAGCAAAAATGCGTGAAATTAACGCTGAACTTGCAAAGCTATCAACAGAGTTTTCTCAAAACGTATTAAAATCGTTTAAAGAAGACGTCATTTTAGTAACAGATAAAAGCAAACTGGCTGGTTTATCTGAAGGTGAAATTGCAGGCCTTGCAGCTGCTGCTAAAAAAGCCGGCAAAGACGGCTACATGATCACCCTAGTGAACACCACGCAACAGCCAATCTTAGCAAGCCTTGAAAATCGCGAGCTTCGTGAGCAAATTTTTAAAGCGTCAACCAATCGTGCAGCTAAAACCAACGGCCCTATTATTATTAAAGAAACTAACTTACGTGCACAAAAAGCAGAACTGTTAGGCTTTAAAGATTGGGCTTCGTATGTAATGACTTCACGCATGGCGCAAACTACTGATAACGTGTACGGTATTTTAGATGACCTTGCACCAAAAGCAGTGGAAAAAGCGCAAGCAGAAGCAAAAGCGATTCAAAAAGTAATTAACGATTCGGGCGAAAGCTTTGAACTTAAGCCATGGGATTGGTCTTTCTACGCAGAAAAAGTGCGTGCTGAAAAATACGACCTAGATCCAGCCTTAGTTAAGCCTTACTTTGAAATGCAATCGGTTATTCATAACGGTTTATTCTTTGCAATGGAAAAGCTTTACGGCATTACATTTAAAGAGCGTAAAGACCTACCGGTTTACCATGATGATGTAATGGCATTTGAAGTATTTAATGCCGATGGCAGCGCAATTGGTTTATTTTACATGGACCCGTATGCACGTGAAGGTAAGCGTGGCGGTGCATGGATGAGTGCATATGTAAGTCAGAGCGGCTTAAAGGGCACTAAACCGGTTATTTATAATGCGCAAAATATTCCTAAGCCAGCTGAAGGCGAACCAACGCTAATGACGTTTGACGAAGTGTCGACTATGTTCCATGAGTTTGGTCATGCGGCACACGGTTTATTCTCTGACGTTAAATACCCAAGCCTAGCGGGTACTGCTACAGCGCGTGATTTTGTTGAATTTCCATCACAAGCACATGAAGACTGGATGATTGAGCCAAGTGTATTAGCTAACTACGCTAAGCATTACAAAACAGGTGAGCCAATTCCTCAAGCACTACTTGATAAAGTACTTGAGTCGCAAAAATTCAACCAAGGCTTTGGTACCACTGAATATTTAGCTGCAGCACTACTGGATATGGAATGGCACTCATTTGGTTCTGATAAGAAAGTAGCTGATGTACAACAGTTTGAAAGTGAGGCATTAAAGGCACACGGTATTGATTACTACCCTGTACCACCTCGTTACAAATCAAACTACTTTAGCCATACCTTTGCAGGTGGTTACTCAGCAGGTTACTACGCTTACCTATGGACTGAAGTATTCGCCGCTGATGCCTTTGCTCACATGGAGAACAACGGTGGCTTAACGCGCGAAAATGGCGATAAGTTCCGTAAAGAAATCCTATCAAAAGGTAACAGCCGTGACTTAATGCAAAGCTACATTGAGTTTAGAGGCCAAAAACCAACGACTGACGCATTGCTTAAGCGCCGTGGTTTAGTTGACTAA
- a CDS encoding mechanosensitive ion channel domain-containing protein → MNLEQINHILAFVLFSYNDIHITVAKVIQVPLILFTMWFVVTQIGKLIKKSLLARKMSPDAVHLFTRFYFILSIAILLFTSLEVLNIPLTAFAFVSGAIAIGVGFGAQNIINNFISGWILMWERPIRIGDFLEVGTAKGVVETINTRSTRIRRNDGVHMLIPNSQLLENTVTNWTLIDGNARSSVSVGVAYGSDVLLVKTLIQQVLDEHEAILATPQSTVLFDDFADSSLVFNAIFWVCAESETRLRQVRSDIRFSIYEVFEQHDVVIAFPQRDIHIDGEIALTRSLVKK, encoded by the coding sequence ATGAACTTAGAACAAATAAATCACATTCTCGCCTTCGTATTGTTTAGCTACAACGACATTCACATTACCGTAGCAAAAGTCATTCAAGTCCCCCTTATTTTGTTTACCATGTGGTTTGTAGTGACGCAGATTGGCAAGTTAATTAAAAAGTCATTATTAGCTCGAAAAATGAGCCCTGATGCTGTGCATTTATTTACGCGTTTTTATTTTATTTTAAGTATTGCGATTTTGCTTTTTACCTCCCTCGAAGTGCTTAATATTCCACTAACCGCCTTTGCGTTTGTATCGGGCGCAATTGCTATTGGTGTAGGCTTTGGTGCGCAAAACATTATTAATAACTTTATTAGTGGTTGGATACTAATGTGGGAACGGCCAATTCGTATTGGTGACTTTTTAGAAGTTGGCACTGCCAAGGGAGTGGTTGAAACTATTAATACTCGCTCTACCCGTATTCGTAGAAACGACGGTGTTCATATGTTGATACCCAATAGCCAGTTATTAGAAAACACAGTAACCAACTGGACGCTAATTGATGGCAATGCGCGCTCATCAGTGAGTGTTGGCGTGGCTTATGGCTCTGATGTATTGCTTGTTAAAACGTTAATTCAGCAAGTGTTAGATGAGCATGAGGCAATATTAGCAACACCTCAATCAACCGTATTATTTGATGACTTTGCAGATAGTTCATTAGTTTTTAATGCTATTTTTTGGGTCTGCGCTGAATCAGAAACTCGCTTAAGGCAAGTGCGCAGTGATATTCGCTTTAGTATTTATGAGGTGTTTGAACAGCACGATGTGGTTATTGCATTTCCGCAGCGAGATATTCATATAGATGGCGAAATCGCATTGACGCGTTCTTTAGTTAAAAAGTAG
- a CDS encoding TonB-dependent receptor has protein sequence MKAMKRSTLATLINATLFSAVAGTSISAVAAEQETTAKKNQLEVIQITARKRVENAQEVPVAASALQGDGLEAASSAGMDIRFLNAKIPSLTVESSFGRSFPRFYVRGLGNSDFDLNSSQPVSLVVDDIVQESPILKGFPVFDTGRVEVLRGPQGTLFGRNTPAGLVKIDSARPTQDFEGYAAVSYGSFNSIDFEGAVSGGLTDHLSARVSLLRQERDDYIDNRLEGNEIDDATGGYQETAARVQFLYEKDNLSALLNYHTRDLNGKPIVFHANAIEAGTNKPIAGFDPEVIYQDTVQFATQNVNSQGANLKLEYSFNDYTLTSISGWESAEIFSRADVDGGYGCGNNFVPGCPTAEMGPGFIFLASETADALPEHNQYSQELRISSDFAGDFNYQVGAFYYNEEQVIETYGYDGLGADFLTGYVRQDQDTTAWAVFASSEYQLTEKLEITAGLRYSDDERDFTASRYTSPESSIANLTKSVAPKDSHVSWDLAAAYKYSDDINLFVRAANGFRAPSVQGRILFSDDVTIADSETINSIEAGIKSDVLDGSGRVNATVFYYQMSDQQLTAVGGDSGNTARLINADKTVGYGFEVDTQWVLSDNFDATFNFSYNNTELQDDNLFLAGCFACTITDPKTDQGYSLDGNSLPHAPEWIANFILRYTRELGDGEFYAYTDWSYRSEIDFFLYDSVEFTGEALLEGGLRTGYKWYSGDTEYEIAAFARNITDKQVFIGGVDFSNNAGIVNEPRFIGAEFKVNFF, from the coding sequence ATGAAAGCAATGAAAAGATCTACGTTAGCAACCCTTATCAATGCAACGTTGTTCTCTGCCGTAGCAGGTACGTCAATTTCAGCCGTAGCTGCTGAGCAAGAAACTACTGCTAAGAAGAACCAACTAGAAGTTATTCAAATTACTGCTCGTAAACGAGTAGAAAATGCCCAAGAGGTTCCTGTCGCCGCTTCTGCACTACAAGGTGATGGTTTAGAAGCTGCAAGTTCAGCTGGCATGGATATTCGTTTTTTAAATGCGAAAATTCCAAGTTTAACTGTTGAGTCTTCATTTGGTCGTTCATTCCCACGCTTTTATGTACGTGGTCTTGGTAACTCTGATTTCGATTTGAACTCATCACAGCCTGTGTCACTTGTGGTTGATGATATTGTTCAAGAAAGCCCTATATTAAAAGGTTTTCCAGTTTTTGATACTGGTCGAGTTGAAGTGCTTCGTGGTCCTCAAGGTACCTTGTTTGGCCGAAACACACCGGCTGGTTTAGTTAAAATTGATTCTGCACGTCCAACACAAGATTTTGAAGGTTATGCTGCAGTATCATATGGTTCATTCAATTCTATTGATTTTGAAGGCGCTGTTAGTGGCGGGTTAACTGATCACTTATCTGCTCGAGTGTCTTTATTACGTCAAGAGCGTGATGATTATATTGATAACCGCTTAGAAGGTAATGAAATTGACGATGCAACGGGTGGTTACCAAGAAACGGCTGCGCGTGTTCAATTTCTATATGAGAAAGATAATTTAAGTGCGCTGCTAAATTACCATACTCGTGATTTGAATGGTAAACCTATTGTATTCCACGCTAATGCTATTGAAGCCGGTACAAACAAGCCTATTGCCGGTTTTGACCCTGAAGTTATTTACCAAGATACAGTTCAGTTTGCAACTCAAAACGTTAACAGCCAGGGTGCTAATTTAAAGCTTGAATATAGTTTTAATGATTACACATTAACGTCAATTAGTGGTTGGGAAAGTGCAGAAATTTTCTCTCGCGCAGATGTTGACGGTGGTTATGGTTGTGGAAACAACTTTGTTCCAGGCTGTCCGACAGCAGAAATGGGTCCTGGCTTTATTTTCTTAGCTTCTGAAACTGCTGATGCGCTACCAGAGCATAATCAATATTCGCAAGAGTTGCGTATTTCAAGTGATTTTGCTGGCGACTTCAATTATCAAGTAGGTGCTTTTTATTATAATGAAGAGCAAGTTATTGAAACATATGGCTATGATGGTTTGGGTGCAGACTTTTTGACTGGGTATGTTCGACAAGATCAAGACACAACAGCTTGGGCTGTATTTGCATCTAGTGAGTATCAATTAACAGAAAAACTAGAAATTACAGCTGGTTTGCGTTATTCAGATGATGAACGAGATTTTACAGCATCGCGTTATACTTCTCCTGAATCAAGTATCGCTAACTTAACTAAATCCGTTGCACCAAAAGATAGCCACGTATCTTGGGATTTAGCTGCCGCTTATAAATATTCTGATGATATTAACTTATTTGTGCGTGCGGCTAATGGTTTCCGAGCTCCAAGTGTTCAAGGCCGTATTTTGTTCAGCGATGATGTAACTATTGCTGATTCTGAGACTATTAACTCTATTGAAGCGGGTATCAAATCTGATGTTTTAGATGGTAGTGGTCGTGTTAACGCAACTGTTTTCTACTACCAAATGAGTGATCAGCAATTAACTGCTGTAGGCGGTGATTCAGGTAATACTGCACGTTTAATTAATGCAGACAAAACAGTTGGTTATGGTTTTGAAGTAGATACACAGTGGGTATTATCTGATAATTTTGATGCTACCTTTAACTTCAGTTATAACAATACTGAGTTACAAGACGATAATCTATTTTTAGCAGGTTGTTTCGCTTGTACAATTACGGATCCAAAAACAGATCAAGGCTACAGCTTAGACGGTAATAGTTTACCGCATGCACCAGAATGGATTGCTAACTTTATCCTGCGTTATACTCGCGAGTTAGGTGATGGTGAATTTTACGCTTATACAGATTGGTCATACCGTAGTGAAATTGACTTCTTTTTGTATGATTCTGTTGAATTTACAGGTGAAGCACTTCTTGAAGGTGGTTTACGTACTGGTTATAAGTGGTATTCAGGTGATACTGAATACGAGATTGCCGCATTCGCTCGTAACATAACTGATAAGCAAGTATTTATTGGTGGTGTAGATTTCAGTAATAACGCAGGTATCGTGAATGAACCTCGCTTTATTGGCGCTGAATTTAAAGTTAACTTTTTCTAA
- a CDS encoding DNA ligase yields the protein MVMIKATLFTFLILFSASLLAQLPPVQLANVYDETKHEDIRQYLVSEKFDGVRAIWTGKQFVTRQGNSINPPEWFTAPLPDIWLDGELWTKRGQFSVLSGIVRTKIPNDLQWQTVTYQVFDMPDTSMPFHRRYQNYLSLITKLNSPHIKAVKQYQFSDNQQLSNYFNQVTKQGGEGVMLHLAEAKHTTGRSSALLKLKPYLDAEALVIEHLPGKGKYAGMLGALKVQTKQGLTFSIGTGFSDKERKYPPAIGSTITYRYHGYTKNGLPRFASFLRERPEK from the coding sequence ATGGTGATGATTAAAGCAACGCTGTTTACTTTTTTAATCCTTTTTAGTGCTAGCTTATTGGCGCAATTGCCTCCAGTGCAACTTGCTAATGTTTACGATGAAACTAAGCATGAGGATATTCGCCAATACTTGGTGAGTGAAAAGTTTGATGGAGTTAGAGCAATCTGGACGGGAAAGCAGTTTGTAACCCGTCAAGGCAACTCCATAAACCCGCCTGAGTGGTTTACCGCTCCTTTGCCAGATATTTGGTTAGATGGTGAGTTATGGACCAAACGAGGTCAATTTTCTGTACTCAGTGGTATTGTCAGAACAAAAATACCCAACGATTTGCAATGGCAAACCGTTACTTATCAGGTGTTTGATATGCCAGATACAAGCATGCCTTTTCACCGTCGTTATCAAAATTACTTGTCACTAATTACTAAGCTAAATAGTCCCCATATTAAAGCGGTTAAGCAATATCAATTTAGCGACAATCAGCAACTCAGTAATTATTTTAATCAGGTTACTAAACAAGGCGGCGAGGGCGTTATGCTTCATTTAGCAGAGGCTAAGCATACAACTGGTCGCTCTAGTGCATTGTTAAAACTCAAGCCTTATTTAGATGCCGAAGCGTTAGTGATTGAACATTTACCGGGTAAAGGTAAATACGCAGGAATGCTTGGTGCATTGAAAGTACAGACAAAACAAGGGCTGACATTTTCTATTGGTACGGGTTTTAGCGATAAAGAGCGAAAGTATCCGCCAGCTATAGGCTCAACAATTACTTATCGATACCACGGGTACACTAAAAATGGCTTGCCGCGTTTTGCCAGCTTCTTACGGGAAAGACCCGAAAAATAA
- the yegD gene encoding molecular chaperone, giving the protein MFVGFDYGSSNCAMGVLNEERVQLIPLEQGKYYLPSTLYTHHSALVVDFVAQHLNGSDHEHAYKTARQPLLNTLARIKSDLDLQAGDETLFIGREAISEYVQFPEEGYFVKSPKSFFGATGLKQGQINFFEDIATAMILKIKQRAESSLGYTLSQTVIGRPVNFQAVGGEQSNQQAVGILTRAANRAGFKDVEFLYEPLAAGIDYESDLTQDQKVLVIDIGGGTSDCSFVQMGPSFRNKQQRDADFLAHSGKRVGGNDLDIALSYHGLMPLLGLGSTFKSGLPLPNQAFWQACKINDVNLQSQFYSAQHYRELSAQLRDVSAPDLYKRLIHLQQNKQGHQLVQQAEAAKIALSSSENFNCDLTFLDSSLDKDISINELALAVDDSISQIVTLAKQAIADANTTPDVIYLTGGSAQSPLIKAALKTHLGDIKMVNGDHFGSVTAGLTKWANMLYK; this is encoded by the coding sequence ATGTTTGTTGGTTTTGATTATGGTAGTTCTAATTGTGCTATGGGTGTTTTAAACGAAGAGCGTGTTCAGCTCATTCCTTTAGAGCAAGGCAAATACTATCTTCCATCAACGTTATACACCCATCATAGTGCTTTAGTCGTTGATTTTGTAGCGCAGCATTTAAACGGTTCAGATCATGAGCATGCCTATAAAACCGCGCGCCAACCATTACTTAATACGCTTGCGCGAATTAAATCAGACCTAGACCTACAAGCCGGCGATGAGACTCTATTTATTGGCCGTGAGGCGATTAGCGAATATGTACAATTTCCCGAGGAAGGTTATTTTGTAAAATCACCTAAGTCTTTTTTTGGCGCTACTGGCTTAAAGCAAGGGCAAATTAATTTTTTTGAAGATATTGCCACAGCAATGATTTTAAAAATAAAACAACGTGCCGAATCATCGTTAGGGTATACGCTAAGCCAAACAGTTATTGGTCGCCCAGTGAATTTTCAAGCGGTTGGTGGTGAGCAGTCAAACCAACAAGCCGTGGGCATTTTAACACGCGCAGCAAACCGAGCCGGCTTTAAAGATGTGGAATTTTTATATGAACCACTTGCCGCTGGGATTGACTATGAAAGTGATTTAACGCAAGACCAAAAAGTGCTGGTAATTGATATAGGCGGTGGTACAAGTGACTGTTCATTTGTACAAATGGGACCCAGCTTTAGAAATAAACAACAGCGAGATGCAGACTTTTTAGCACATAGCGGAAAGCGAGTAGGTGGTAATGATTTAGATATTGCTCTGAGCTATCATGGTTTAATGCCGTTACTTGGTTTAGGAAGTACTTTTAAATCGGGTTTACCTTTACCGAATCAAGCATTTTGGCAGGCATGTAAAATTAACGATGTTAATTTACAAAGCCAGTTTTATAGTGCCCAGCACTATCGTGAATTAAGCGCCCAATTACGCGATGTGAGTGCCCCTGACTTATATAAACGGCTCATTCATTTACAGCAAAATAAGCAAGGCCATCAATTAGTTCAACAAGCTGAAGCGGCAAAAATTGCACTAAGCTCATCTGAAAACTTTAATTGTGATTTAACATTTTTAGATTCATCACTTGATAAAGATATCTCTATTAATGAATTAGCATTAGCCGTTGACGACAGTATTAGCCAAATAGTGACATTAGCAAAACAGGCCATTGCAGATGCAAACACCACCCCAGATGTAATTTATTTAACGGGTGGTAGTGCGCAATCACCACTGATCAAAGCGGCTTTAAAAACCCACTTAGGCGACATTAAAATGGTTAATGGTGATCACTTTGGCAGTGTTACCGCAGGCCTGACTAAATGGGCGAATATGCTTTATAAATAA
- a CDS encoding methylglyoxal synthase, with amino-acid sequence MDQKIQSLPAKKNIALVAHDGKKAALKLWCEKHTPMLSKHKLYGTGTTGHLIEKTTGLNVVQLLSGPMGGDQQLGAKIAEHEIHVLIFFWDPLASQPHDPDVKALLRLAAVWNIPVACNEVSADMLLSSPLMDTEFERSLPDYEKYLATRQISL; translated from the coding sequence ATGGACCAAAAAATACAATCTCTTCCAGCTAAGAAAAACATAGCCCTTGTTGCACATGATGGAAAAAAAGCCGCGTTAAAATTGTGGTGTGAAAAACACACCCCAATGTTAAGTAAACATAAGTTATACGGTACTGGAACAACCGGACATTTAATAGAAAAAACCACTGGTTTGAATGTCGTGCAATTACTCAGTGGACCTATGGGTGGCGATCAGCAGCTAGGGGCTAAAATAGCGGAACATGAAATTCATGTGTTAATCTTTTTTTGGGATCCTCTGGCTTCTCAGCCGCACGACCCCGATGTAAAAGCATTGCTTCGTTTGGCCGCGGTGTGGAACATTCCTGTTGCCTGTAATGAAGTAAGCGCTGATATGTTACTAAGCTCACCACTTATGGACACCGAATTTGAGCGTTCTTTGCCAGATTACGAAAAGTACCTCGCAACCCGACAAATCTCTTTATAG
- a CDS encoding LysE family translocator, translating to MINPDFLLSFLLASFLMAVAPGPSNAFLMAQTFANGRKAGMQSAFGFALGGVVHTFFAVVGLSAILKASETAYASVQYAGAAYLCYLGFMMLKGTFKPPICEQDDKPHVTTSKNKNVMFQAMMTEVLNPKVALFFIAFIPQFVDPSLSSATFQLAFFGLLYPIFAFPIDCTYIYFGDKIAQFFKSHPNSQLWIDRFTGIVFIALAINLLL from the coding sequence ATGATCAACCCCGACTTTTTGCTCTCATTTTTACTCGCTAGCTTTTTAATGGCCGTTGCGCCTGGGCCATCAAACGCGTTTTTAATGGCGCAAACTTTTGCAAATGGGCGAAAAGCAGGTATGCAGAGTGCTTTTGGCTTTGCGTTAGGTGGCGTAGTACATACATTTTTTGCGGTTGTCGGTTTAAGCGCTATATTAAAGGCCTCTGAAACGGCTTACGCCAGCGTGCAATATGCAGGAGCAGCCTATTTATGTTACTTAGGGTTTATGATGCTTAAAGGCACCTTCAAGCCCCCCATTTGCGAGCAAGACGATAAGCCTCATGTTACCACCAGTAAAAACAAAAACGTGATGTTTCAAGCTATGATGACTGAAGTACTTAACCCAAAAGTCGCTTTGTTTTTTATTGCTTTTATCCCACAATTTGTTGACCCTAGCTTATCCTCGGCGACCTTTCAGCTGGCGTTTTTTGGGCTACTGTATCCAATCTTTGCTTTTCCTATCGACTGCACGTATATTTATTTCGGCGATAAAATAGCCCAGTTTTTTAAAAGTCACCCTAATAGCCAACTTTGGATAGATAGGTTCACAGGCATTGTATTTATTGCCTTGGCTATCAATTTATTACTCTAA